The DNA region TCATCTGAACTGGTATAGATAAGCGATCGCTTTTCAAGGACATCGCTTCTAAATCCACAGTTAGATCTACTTCGGAATTTTCGTTAATTAAAGCCTGTATCTGTTCAATTTCTTCTGGAGAGGCAATGACACAGGGAACACCAATTGCCACACAGTTGCCAAAAAAGATCTCCGCAAAACTTTGACCGACAATCGCCTTAATGCCCCATTTAGATAAGGCTTGAGGAGCGTGTTCGCGAGATGAACCACAGCCAAAATTATTATTGACTACCAGAATATTTGCACCCTGATATTGAGGTTGATCGAAAGGATGTTGCCCAGCAGTTTGTGCGCGATCGTCTTCAAAAGCGTGTTCTCCTAATCCATCAAAGGTAACGCAACGAAGAAAGCGGGCGGGAATAATGCGATCTGTATCAATATCATCTCCCACAACTGCGATCGCTTTACCCGATATTTTTCTAACTTCACTCATAACTAAAATTTTTTTAAACCTACTTTAGTTTACAATTTACAGTTGTTTTTTAGTAAGCTCTTAGCTTTTAGCTATGAACCTGATTCTAATCTTTGTTGCCAATCGCGATCGATTTTATCGGCATTTTTAATATTTTGATCCAAAAGGTCATCTTCTGTAGTGTAAGTAATATCGCCCTCGCTAATTACTTTTTGTTGAGCAAACTGGCTAGCATAGGCAATTTTCTGGCGTAAAGATGGATCGGATTGATGAAGTGCGATCGCTCTTTGTTCGCGAGACTGATTGCGCTTGACTATCTTCGGATTGCGCCCTTGAATCCAAAAATAACGGATTAAAGGGATCAAAAGATAGAAAACACCGTAGCCCAGTAATAGCCATTGAATTGAGGCGGCAAACAGCACTATGTCTCTACCCCACTCAACAGCTGAAATTGCTCCGCTTCGTAACATAGAATTTAAAACAAAAGCCAAAATAATATTAACTGCCCCCAAACCAGCAGCCAAAGTAATTTGACCACTAGTAGCTTGACTAAAACGCCATAGTTTTTCTTGAAGATAGCCTGCGGAAGTTACTGGTTCTAGTTGTCTACTGCTTGCCATTACCTGAAGTTCGGGAAAATAGTAAATAATTTCTCCTTGGGGAGAAACTTCGGGATAGCCATTAAAACGACTCAAAACAGGCAGCATATAATCTTCATCGCGATCCATCTCATCTACATAAGGCGCAATTTGTTCTCCTACCACTGCCCCTTTATGGCTGCGAATTACCGATCCGATACTTTGCCAGCGATATTCTTCGAGATTCGCATTGGGATTACCATCGCCAAATAAGAAAGAAAAGACTGACTCTAAAAAATTCATCTGGTAGCTGCCAGTTGCCTGTCTTCTACGCTGACGACGGCGACGATTATAGCCAGGATCGAACCATAAAAAGATATCTCCCAGCCAAAATCGGGGTATAAAGTAGAAGAAGCCACCGCCTCCGCCATAGCCACGATTGTTACCGCCTTCTCTCTCATTACTACTAGAGTTCATGGCAATATAAATTGCGATGATGGCTACTACCATCAACAGGATCGAAGCAATTAAAATGATGCCAAAAGAAATCCGAATTAAATAAAATAAAACTCGCCAGACTTTCTCCCAGGTTTTTTGCCAGCGTAGTTGCCAATACTTATTACGCAGAATCGAACGAAAGTTTTTCGGAAACAGATAAACTACGTCTCCCGACTCTGCCACCTGAAGATGCCCCCCAGCCTCACTTGCTAGGGCTAATAACCCCTGCTGGGCAAAGTTTAGTTCTAGTCCTGCTTGCGCTGCCACATCACCTACGGTAACGCGATAATCTAGCTTTTCAACTGACTTAACAATTTTAGGATTAGGGGTCATTCTCGATCGCAGTGATAAATAATAGTAATACTGAACTTATTTCATATTTTATCGTTTTCCTCTTGATAACAGAGCGATAACAATTTTAGACTCCAGTTTTTGATCTAAGATGAATTTTGATGAGATTTTACGATCAGGATTTTTATTATGGTAAAAACTGCCTCTACTATGCTGCCTTTAGGTACTGCTGCGCCTGAATTTCAACTCCCTGATGTAGTATCTGGCGAGACTATTTCTTTAGCAACTTTTGCCGATAGTAAAGCTTTACTGTTGATGTTTATCTGTCAGCACTGTCCTTTTGTAAAGCACGTTCAATTAGAACTGGCTAAAATCGGTCATGACTATAGTCAAAAACCTTTAGGAATTGTGGCAATCAGCGCCAATGACGTGGCAAACTATCCCGATGACTCCCCCGAAAAGCTGAAGCAGATGGCACAGAAGCTCAATTTTAACTTTTCCGTATGTTACGACGAAAGCCAAGAGGTAAGTAAATCTTATACTGCTGCCTGTACGCCAGATTTCTTTTTGTTTGATGCAGATGGTAAATTAGCTTATCGTGGTCAACTAGATGATAGTCGCCCTAGTAATGATGTTCCTGTAACGGGCAAAGATTTGCGTCAGGCGATCGATGCTATATTACAAGATCAGAAAATTGACTTTGAGCAAAAACCTAGTATTGGCTGCAATATCAAGTGGAAACCAGGAAATGAACCTCAATACTTTGGTTAAACCATAACTTGGCTAATAATCTGTGTAATTGACCAACGGATGTATGGGAAGGGTATTGTTAAGACATTACCTATTCACCAACGCCATAAATTCTCTTGCTCTCAATTAGTTAAGTTTAATCTTCGCAGTAGTTCAAAAATACAGATGATGAGCAAAGCTGCAACCAAAGGAAGTAAAAAACGAATTGAACGGTAAACTAATAGTGAACCTAAAATATTTGGTGTAAGAATACTTTTGGGTAATAAAAATACGATCGAAGTCTCAAATACGCCAATGCCTCCTGGAATATTGCTCACAATCGAAGCTGTCATGCTAAGCAAATAGATGCTGAAGAAGCAAATATATGTTTGATCGGGATAGGCAGGAACCAGGCTATATAATACTGCTGCTGCAAATCCCCAATCTAAAGAAAAAACAGCAATTTGCCAGACAGAAGTGCTGGGTTTGGGAAAATAAATAATTCTGTCTTTAATTTTGAAACGTTTTCTACACCAACAAAAATAGAGATAAGTTCCGACTAATATTAGGGCAATAATTCCCAGATAACGGACAACAGATATTTGAATACCCAAAGAACTGGGTAACTCCAGAGGATTAATCACAAAAGTAATTCCACTGAGAGTAAGTAATCCTAACCAAAAGGTAAGATTACCCATTGCAGTTATCTTGGCAATGATTCTCGTAGGTACACCCCACAAGGAATAAAAACGATAACGAATTCCGCCACCAATTAGTAAAGTAAAACCCGTGGTGTTGCTAACAGCATAAGTAACAAAAGTAGCAAAAATAATGCGTTTGCGGTCTAGATAATGATTGAGATGACGAAAGGCAACCAGATCGTAGCTACTAATTACTAGGTAGTCCAAGAAAGTAAAACCCAAGGCGTAAGATAGCTGACGATCGCCGATCAAAGATAGGCTATGTAAAATATCATTTAGCTTGTAGCGACCTAATTCTTGGTGCAGTAGATAAAGTGAAAAACCCAGCAGCAGAAATCCCACTGTAAAATATAGCCAGCGGAGCGAGCGAGCGCGATTCATTAATTAGTTATAGTTGGAGATAATTCTTTCAGGGTAATTAGTAAATATAGCATCTACCTGCAATGCTTTCAGACGCTCGATGTCATGAGGCTGATTAACGGTATATACCCACACTAGTAAATTGTGCTGATGCACCGAGTCAATCAGTTCGCAAGTGACAAAATCTAAACTAGAAATAACAATATCTGCCTGTAGTTTTTGGGCTGTAGCCAAATATTCCCAAGGTAATCCATAGATTAGCATCCCAGTTTTAATCTGGTCACAAATTGGTTTAACCTGACGTAACTCATAATGATTAAAAGAAGAAACCACAAAATCTTGATAAGCCCATCCTTGTTTAAGATATGTTTGAATTAATTCAACAACTAACTTGGCGGTATTGCTGCCCTTTAATTCAATATTAACTATGGCTTGACGGTTTACCGTCTCAATAACTTCTGCTAAGGTGGGAATTTGTTCTCCTTTACCAGCATCAAGCGATCGCAAATAGGCAAAGCTTCGTTCTTCAATGTAGCCAGTACCATTAGTAGTTCGAGATAAATCGCGATCGTGAATGACTACTAAATTATTTTCGACGTTATAAACATCAATTTCGATCGCATCAACACCCAAAGTTAGTGCCTTTCTAACCGACAACAAAGTATTTTCTGGTTCATGTCCCATCGCTCCTCGATGTCCAATACACAGCATAATTAAGACGTTGGTAATTTTTGGTAGAAAGTTGATAATAATATTATTCCTAGCTATTAGCTTTTGATTCGATCGACCATTAAGCAAAATAAACTATAAAAGTCGGATAAATGAGCATTTTAACTCTACAAAATATTAAAAAAGATTTTGGCATTAAAGAAATTCTTCGTGATGCTAGCTTTAGCATTGAGCCGAATGACAAGGTAGGGTTAATTGGAGTCAACGGCTCTGGTAAGTCTACCTTGCTCAAGATGATTGCGGGAATTGAACCTACAGATGGTGGTCAACGCTTGGTAAAGAGTGGAGCGAAAATTATCTATTTACCCCAACAGCCAGTAATAGATGAAAACCTAACCGTAATCGATCAGGTGTTTGCCGATAGTGGGGAGCAAATGAAGTTGGTGCGAGAGTATGAAGACTTATCCCACAAAATAGCTCAAGCCAAGGGAGATAATTTAGCTGTTCTGATGTCTCGTTTGGCAACGGTGACAGAGAAAATGGAGTTAGTTGGCGCCTGGGACTTAGAAACCAAAGCCAAGATTATTCTCACTAAATTGGGTATTGAAGACTTTGATGCCATGGTAAAAGACCTTTCTGGAGGATATCGCAAGCGGATCGCTTTGGCTTCTGCCTTGCTTAATGAACCAGATTTATTGATGATGGATGAACCGACTAACCACCTCGATGCAGAGTCGGTAGAGTGGTTGCAGGAGTATCTCGATCGCTTTGGGGGTGCGATTTTACTGATTACTCACGATCGCTATTTCTTAGATAACGTGACTAATCGAATTTTAGAAATCGATCGCGCCGACCTCTATACTTATGCTGGTAACTACTCCTATTATTTAGAGAAAAAAGCCCTACAGGAAGAGTCGGCTGTCAGCAGTCAACGCAAACATCAAGGGGTATTGAGGCGAGAGCTAGAATGGCTCAAGCGAGGTCCTAAAGCCCGTAGCACCAAGCAAAAAGCGCGCATCGATCGCATTGGTGATATGCGGGACAAAGAGTTTAAACAGGCGCAAGGAAAGGTCGATATTGATACTCCAGGTAGGCGGATCGGCAAAAAGGTAATTGAACTAGAAAACATTACCAAATCTTATGACGGACAGACTCTTTTTAAAAATTTCAGCTATGAATTTACGCCTCGCGATCGCATTGGCATTATTGGTGGAAACGGTGCAGGTAAATCAACTCTGATGAATATCATCACGGGGCGCATCGAACCAGATGAGGGTCAAGTAAATATTGGCAAGACAATTCATCTTGGTTATTTCGATCAGCATTCAGATAATATTTTAGAGGCCCTAGACGAAAATCAACGAGTCATTGAATATATCAAAGAAGTAGCCGAAGTTGTCACCACTGCTGATGGCAACAAAATTACTGCTTCTCAAATGTTAGAGAAATTTCTCTTTCCGCCCGAACAGCAGTATGCGCCGATACATAAGCTGTCTGGGGGTGAAAAGCGTCGTCTGTTTTTGTTGCAGGTATTGATGGAAGCTCCTAACGTTCTGATTTTAGATGAGCCGACTAACGATTTAGACGTACAAACTTTAGCAATTTTAGAAGACTATTTAGAGAACTTTAACGGCTGCGTCATCGTAGTTTCTCACGATCGCTATTTTCTAGATCGCGCTGTTGAGTTTATTTTGGCGATCGAGCCTGAAGGTGAAGTGCGTCTATATCCTGGTAACTATTCTGTTTATCTCGAACATAAAAAGAAAGCCGACAAAGAAGCCAAAATCGAACAGATTCAGTCAAAATCCCCACAAAGCAAATCTCAAAGTACTAGCACTAGTAAATCTAATGATAAAACCAATAAACCCTTGTCTAATTTTGAAAAACGAGAATATGAAAAGCTAGAAACCAAAATTGCTCAGTTGGAAACTGATAAAGAGAAATTAGAAACCGATTTGGCAATTAACTGTAGCGACTTCAATTTGGTGCAAGAACTCTCCGAAAAATTAGCCACGTTAAACGACGAGATTGATACTAATACCGAACGTTGGCTGGAATTAGCCGAAAGAGAAATGTAAATTTAATAACGGCAAAGTCCCGTCAAGTGGAATGCCTAAGACTATGCTTACGCAATCGAAATAATCTGTGACTATGAAAATTAATTGGAGTGAGTATACAAACCATTTCACGGTATATATTAGATTATGTTATTACTCTGATCAAACCCATGCCTCAGCTTGACCAATCTGCCCTCAAAGCTCGAAATAAATTGCTTGCTATGTTTTTGGTGCATATTGTCTTAGATGCTATGCTCGTGGCTATTTCCAGAGATCTATGGGCTATTGGTCGCATTTTAGTCACCATTGTAATAATGTACTTTGTTTTACAAGGGCGCAAATGGGCTAAATGGACTCTAATAGGGATCTTGAGTTTTCTGGTTGTTGCTTTAATAGCATTGGTTGTTGTCCTCTATTCAAAGCTCTCCACCGTTGTTGTTGTTGGAAGCTCGGTCTTGACCGTTCTTAGTGCGATTATTGCCATTTATATCGTCTATAGCAAAGATTTAAATCGTTATTTCTCCTATAAAAAATAAGCTTCTTTTTGATAGCAACCTGATTAAGAGATACATCAAATAGGGTTCAATCTAGATTATCCCCTATTAGAGTTCCCAGCTTATCTCTCCCTTTAAGCGATCGCTATTAGCGTGGCACAGCTAATCTTCTGCAAGCAATTCTGTACATTCTTCCATTGTTTTGTTTAATAATAGTTAACATAATTGGCAAAAAAAAGGCTTGGCATTGCCAAAACCCAATTCAAACTTAATCGAAGATATTTTGTTTTTATTTAACTTATTCAGCCAGCTTGAGAATTTGAGCCGTAATTACCATGCTTTCTTCATACAGCATTTCTCGACCCCATCGCTGTAGTTGTTGACCGAGCAAATCTTCACTTTTTTGATCGAACAAAGGGGTTACTTGTTCAATATAACAAGACTGCGCTCCGCCACCAGCTTCCATGCGCATACAGCCTGTGGTACTAGAACAAAGAACTGTACAGCAGTCGGCATCTAGGTTAGTTGAAGTCAACCGCAAGCTGACTAAATCACCTGGAATGTCTCCCCAGTCGGCGGTAGGAATACCCGCTAATTCAGCTTCAATACTGCGTTGTTTTTCATCGGTAAAATTGACCCTACGAATATCGTAATCTCCTCCTTCAAGTTTATATTCAACGGGAGTCCATTTAAGACGACTAGCTAACCAACCCAAAAACATCAAAGCTTGAGACTGATTGCCCTGCTCATAATCAATCGTGACCCGATCTACTTCAAAAATTGCCGCTCGCCTTTGGGGGGGATCGAAAGCAGCAGCAGCTAGTTCTTGCCAAGGTGCAAGTCGGCGCCAGTTGAGATCGGCTAAAGCAGTATCTTGTGTTAGTAATTCAGCCAGGGATTTTAGATCGGTTTCGGGTTCAATAAAGCTACTCGAATCGAAAATAACCGTATCGCTGGAGGATACCAGGCGTTGAAACAAAGGATGTTCGGGAGTGGGTGTGGCTTTCCACCAAACAAATTTGGGTAAATCCGCGATCGCCAATTCAACAATAATGCCGCCAATTCTCTCTAAAGCTTCAGCAGTACCGCTCAAAGTAATGTATTCACAGCAAACCAGAGTATTTTTGGTCTGTTTGTTGATCGGACAATAGGCTGATACTTGGGCAGTCACTCCTGTATCCTCGACCAAAATAGGACACAGGGTTATTATACGACAAGGATTGGAAGCTGCGATCGCATCTGCTATTGCTCCTTCGGAATCGGGGCTATAACTAATTGCTGGCGTTTTGTTTTCGGGGGTTAGCCTATCTTTTGCCTTAGCTTGGACAAACTCTGTATGTAATCTATTCAGTAAGGCTGCATTAGATTTGCCCGTCAATTCGAGATCGTAGGCTTTTTGAGCGGCTTTGATTGCCGCTTTAATTCTTGGCCCGACAATACCGTCAATTGGCCCAGTGTAAAATCCTAAAGAAGCCAGTAACTGCTGGGTATCATCTGGTTCGTAGACAATTAAGCTAAAGGTTGCTGCTCTGGTAACGGCTGTAGCATCTTCGTCTGAACCTTGTGTTTGCCAAAGCGAGCGTAATTCGGCTTCAATTTCGTCGATGGATACGTCTTTGGGTGCTTGTAGCGATACTATTGGTGAAACCATAATCTTTTACCATTAAGCATTAAACATTTATTATTTAACATCTATCAGATATGAGGATGAAAAATTGTTCATTCCTTGGAAATTATTATCCTTCGTTTTTTTAAAGTCTACGCCAGCGACGGCGATCGCGCTCAACCATCATTTCGGCTTCTGGTGGCTGCCAAGTTCCCGCTTCATACTGGGGCATTTGGCTAGGATCATTGGGAGCTTCCCAGGCATTAATTAAAGGCATCACAATATTCCAGGCCGCCTCTACTTCATCAGCACGGGTAAATAGAGTTTGGTCGCCTAGCATACAGTCGAGCAACAGACGGTGGTAAGCATCCGCAGTGGCCATACCAAAGGATGAACCATAGCTAAAGTCCATATTAACGGTTCTAGTTCTCAAATCGGGCCCAAGCGTTTTGGCTTCAAATTTGAGAGATATACCCTCATTAGGCTGAATCCGCATTGTTAAAACGTTAGGACTAGTTTGTTGTGCTGCCGATTGAAAAATTAATAAAGGAACTTCGCGGAAATGAATCGAAATCTCACTTACTTTCTTAGGCATCCGTTTTCCAGTACGAAGATAAAATGGTACTCCTTTCCATCGCCAGTTATCTATTTCTAGCTTCAACGCTACAAAAGTTGGCGTGATAGATTCAGGATTGACTCCCTCTTCTTGGCGATAACCTTTAACAGGTTGACCTTTCATCCATCCTTCAGAATATTGCGCTCTTACTGCCGACTGTTCTAGGTTATTAGAGTCGGCGATATGAGTAGCCTGAAGTACCTTGGTTTTTTCGTTGCGAATGCTATCAGCATCTAAGGCAT from Coleofasciculaceae cyanobacterium includes:
- the leuD gene encoding 3-isopropylmalate dehydratase small subunit, with product MSEVRKISGKAIAVVGDDIDTDRIIPARFLRCVTFDGLGEHAFEDDRAQTAGQHPFDQPQYQGANILVVNNNFGCGSSREHAPQALSKWGIKAIVGQSFAEIFFGNCVAIGVPCVIASPEEIEQIQALINENSEVDLTVDLEAMSLKSDRLSIPVQMNEGPRQMFVEGTWDNCGELISNEESIKATASKLPYINWQSV
- the opcA gene encoding glucose-6-phosphate dehydrogenase assembly protein OpcA, coding for MVSPIVSLQAPKDVSIDEIEAELRSLWQTQGSDEDATAVTRAATFSLIVYEPDDTQQLLASLGFYTGPIDGIVGPRIKAAIKAAQKAYDLELTGKSNAALLNRLHTEFVQAKAKDRLTPENKTPAISYSPDSEGAIADAIAASNPCRIITLCPILVEDTGVTAQVSAYCPINKQTKNTLVCCEYITLSGTAEALERIGGIIVELAIADLPKFVWWKATPTPEHPLFQRLVSSSDTVIFDSSSFIEPETDLKSLAELLTQDTALADLNWRRLAPWQELAAAAFDPPQRRAAIFEVDRVTIDYEQGNQSQALMFLGWLASRLKWTPVEYKLEGGDYDIRRVNFTDEKQRSIEAELAGIPTADWGDIPGDLVSLRLTSTNLDADCCTVLCSSTTGCMRMEAGGGAQSCYIEQVTPLFDQKSEDLLGQQLQRWGREMLYEESMVITAQILKLAE
- a CDS encoding ABC-F family ATP-binding cassette domain-containing protein, whose amino-acid sequence is MSILTLQNIKKDFGIKEILRDASFSIEPNDKVGLIGVNGSGKSTLLKMIAGIEPTDGGQRLVKSGAKIIYLPQQPVIDENLTVIDQVFADSGEQMKLVREYEDLSHKIAQAKGDNLAVLMSRLATVTEKMELVGAWDLETKAKIILTKLGIEDFDAMVKDLSGGYRKRIALASALLNEPDLLMMDEPTNHLDAESVEWLQEYLDRFGGAILLITHDRYFLDNVTNRILEIDRADLYTYAGNYSYYLEKKALQEESAVSSQRKHQGVLRRELEWLKRGPKARSTKQKARIDRIGDMRDKEFKQAQGKVDIDTPGRRIGKKVIELENITKSYDGQTLFKNFSYEFTPRDRIGIIGGNGAGKSTLMNIITGRIEPDEGQVNIGKTIHLGYFDQHSDNILEALDENQRVIEYIKEVAEVVTTADGNKITASQMLEKFLFPPEQQYAPIHKLSGGEKRRLFLLQVLMEAPNVLILDEPTNDLDVQTLAILEDYLENFNGCVIVVSHDRYFLDRAVEFILAIEPEGEVRLYPGNYSVYLEHKKKADKEAKIEQIQSKSPQSKSQSTSTSKSNDKTNKPLSNFEKREYEKLETKIAQLETDKEKLETDLAINCSDFNLVQELSEKLATLNDEIDTNTERWLELAEREM
- a CDS encoding glycerophosphodiester phosphodiesterase family protein — translated: MLCIGHRGAMGHEPENTLLSVRKALTLGVDAIEIDVYNVENNLVVIHDRDLSRTTNGTGYIEERSFAYLRSLDAGKGEQIPTLAEVIETVNRQAIVNIELKGSNTAKLVVELIQTYLKQGWAYQDFVVSSFNHYELRQVKPICDQIKTGMLIYGLPWEYLATAQKLQADIVISSLDFVTCELIDSVHQHNLLVWVYTVNQPHDIERLKALQVDAIFTNYPERIISNYN
- a CDS encoding thioredoxin family protein, which produces MVKTASTMLPLGTAAPEFQLPDVVSGETISLATFADSKALLLMFICQHCPFVKHVQLELAKIGHDYSQKPLGIVAISANDVANYPDDSPEKLKQMAQKLNFNFSVCYDESQEVSKSYTAACTPDFFLFDADGKLAYRGQLDDSRPSNDVPVTGKDLRQAIDAILQDQKIDFEQKPSIGCNIKWKPGNEPQYFG